gcatgggggtggcagcatcatgttgtgggggtgctttgctgcaggagggacttgtgtacttcacaaaatagatagcatcgtgaggatggaaaattatgtggatatattgaagcaacatctcaagacatcagtcaggaagttaaagcttggtcgcaaatgggtcttctaaatggacaatgaccccaagcatacttccaagttgtggcaaaatggcttaagggcaatgaagtcaaggtattggagtggccatcacaaagccctgacctcaatccaatagaaaatgtatgggcagaactgaaaaagcatgttcgagcaaggaggcctacaaatctgacccagttacaccagctctgtcgggaggaatgggccaaaattcacccaacatattgtgggaagcatttggaaggctacccgaaacatttgacccaagttaaacaatttaaaggcaatgctaccaaatactaattgagtgtatgtaaacttctgacccactgggaatgtgatgaaggaattaagagctgaaataaatcattctctctactattattctgacatttcacattctgaaaataaagtggtgatcctaactgacctaaaacagggaatttttccatggattaaatgtcaggaaatgtgaaaaactgagtttaaatgtatttggaaatagAAACGGTAAGACAGACAGTACCGCATGAAAGTCAGTTAGGAGATAAACGATGCAGACTAAATTCCAACCTCCACAAATGATTTGAAGCAATGGTTGAGGATGAAATTCAAAACTTATCCCACAAAAGAGTTTGATAAACTATGTTGTCAGTGTAACATCAGAAACAAGCGATGTTGAGTGCCTGAGTCTGTTGATGTTGGTTCTCTCTCCAGTGGCTGATAAAATCGGTTACCTGCTGGGCCTGAACTCAGCGGAGTTGCTGAAATGTTTGTGCTACCCCAGAGTGAAGGTTGGCAATGAGTATGTGACCAAGGGACAGACTGTGCCTCAGGTAAGGTGGTCAAACCAGTGTCAAACACTTTCTGAGCACCGTAATTCTGTTGGGGACGAGTGCATAGCTTTTTTGTTTTACAGTACTTTGGTTTTTCCAAACGCTTATCACTTAATCACTAGACATGGTCAATATCTCCTGTATTAATTTGAGGTATTATCTTTGCAGGTTTATAATGCAGTCATGGCTCTGGCCAAGTCCATCTATGAGAGGATGTTCTTGTGGATGGTCATCCGTATCAACGAGATGTTGGACACCAAGAATCCAAGGCAGTTCTATATCGGTGTGCTCGACATTGCCGGATTTGAGATCTTTGATGTGAGTATGAGACCAGAACAAGACAATTAGTTGTGATTGAGAGGGATTACAGCCTTTTACAATGAAATGGTCCCTTTTGAAATTGCTTCAACAGTACAACAGTATGGAGCAACTGTGCATCAACTTCACCAATGAGAAACTGCAACAGTTTTTTAACCACACCATGTTCGTCCTGGAGCAAGAGGAGTACAAGAAGGAGGGAATTGTCTGGGCCTTCATTGACTTCGGCATGGACTTGGCTGCCTGCATTGAGCTTATTGAGAAGGTAAACTGTCTGTGAAGATTATAATGGACCACAACAGCAAAGCTCATAGCGAGTGATGTGTGTTATATTATCACAGAGGTACAATGTATCTGACGGTTGAGAACTCAATATGTCTCCATATATGTGACCCTAAAGGAATAGAATCCTATAATAGCATGTTTACTAAAGGAATAAATGTTTCTTAAATCTGTTTTCTTAAAGCCATTGGGCATCTTCTCCATCCTTGAAGAGGAGTGCATGTTCCCCAAGGCTTCAGACACTACCTTCAAGAACAAGTTGAACGACCAGCATCTTGGCAAAACCAAGGCATATGAGAAGCCCAAACCTGCCAAAGGCAAGGCAGAGGCCCACTTCTCTCTGGTACACTACGCCGGCACTGTGGACTACAACATCACTGGCTGGCTGGAGAAGAACAAGGACCCCCTGAACGAATCAGTTCTTCTGATGTATGGGAAGGCCTCAGTCAAACTGTTGGCTGCCCTGTACCCTGCTGCCCCACCTGAGGGTAAGACTAGCATCACATCAAAAGATTTAACTAAGCACCAGTTAAAACTCAGACCCACATTTTCCTTAAAGGAAtatttcaggattttggcaatgatacCCTTTATATACTTCCCcaaagtcagatgaacttgtggataccatttctatgtctctgtgtccagtaagAAGGAAGTTAGttatgtttattatctatcctgctgcCATAACTATAGACCCAGACGGTATTAGATAGAACGTCACCACCCTACCCGCCTGTGGGGAAAACAGCATatggttacctaggttaccccatTGGCTCAGAGTAAATACTTGGCCTTTTTcaaacaaaatgtactttttgtctGCTTattttagtcaattacaaaatGACATTTATGCAAAGTACAACATGTGTAAAGATTTATTTTCAACATTGTGTTCTCACTACttaaaataatataatattgtAGGGCTTCCCTCATGCCCCTTTTCATGACGTTGCTAGCAGCCACATGAGTGAGTGGATGCTAGTTAGCTATCAACCTAGACCAACAatacaaacagactatacagcctttggtagtgagtggatgcTAGTTAGCTATCAACCTAGACCAACAatacaaacagactatacagccTCTGGTAGTGAGTGGATGCTAGTTAGCTATCAACCTAGACCAACAatacaaacagactatacagccTCTGGTAGTGAGTGGATGCTAGTTAGCTATCAACCTAGACCAACAatacaaacagactatacagccTCTGGTAGTGAGTGGATGCTAGTTAGCTATCAACCTAGACCAACAATACAAACAGAATATACAGCctttggtagtgagtggatgcTAGTTAGCTATCAACCTAGACCAACAatacaaacagactatacagccTCTGGTAGTGAGTGGATGCTAGTTAGCTATCAACCTAGACCAACAatacaaacagactatacagccTCTGGTAGTGAGTGGATGCTAGTTAGCTATCAACCTAGACCAACAatacaaacagactatacagcctttggtagtgagtggatgcTAGTTAGCTATCAACCTAGACCAACAatacaaacagactatacagcATCTGGTAGTGAGTGGATGCTAGTTAGCTATCAACCTAGACCAACAATACAAACAGAATATACAGCctttggtagtgagtggatgcTAGTTAGCTATCAACCTAGACCAACAatacaaacagactatacagccTCTGGTAGTGAGTGGATGCTAGTTAGCTATCAACCTAGACCAACAatacaaacagactatacagccTCTGGTAGTGAGTGGATGCTAGTTAGCTATCAACCTAGACCAACAatacaaacagactatacagccTCTGGTAGTGAGTGGATGCTAGTTAGCTATCAACCTAGACCAACAatacaaacagactatacagccTCTGGTAGTGAGTGGATGCTAGTTAGCTATCAACCTAGACCAACAatacaaacagactatacagccTCTGGTAGTGAGTGGATGCTAGTTAGCTATCAACCTAGACCAACAatacaaacagactatacagccTCTGGTAGTGAGTGGATGCTAGTTAGCTATCAACCTAGACCAAGAatacaaacagactatacagcctttggtagtgagtggatgcTAGTTAGCTATCAACCTAGACCAACAatacaaacagactatacagccTCTGTTAGTGAGTGGATGCTAGTTAGCTATCAACCTAGACCAACAatacaaacagactatacagccTCTGGTAGTGAGTGGATGCTAGTTAGCTATCAACCTAGACCAACAatacaaacagactatacagccTCTGGTAGTGAGTGGATGCTAGTTAGCTATCAACCTAGACCAACAATACAAACAGAATATACAGCCTCTGGTAGTGAGTGGATGCTAGTTAGCTATCAACCTAGACCAACAATACAAACAGAATATACAGCCTCTGGTAGTGAGTGGATGCTAGTTAGCTATCAACCTAGACCAACAATACAAACAGAATATACAGCctttggtagtgagtggatgcTAGTTAGCTATCAACCTAGACCAACAatacaaacagactatacagcctctggtagtgagtggaaatacaaaacaGACTTTACTAGTGAAATGTCTTATGGgtgatgaaatgttttccacacatAAATGCTACGTGTAGCCTAATTGGACACCAGGTCCCCACATTTCCGTACAGCCAGAAACAACAAAGGCTCTCCTTGCAGGATCTATTTCCCTATGGGAGCATTGTGAACTGGGTCTGGATTTTTGACCTGGTTACAACACGGGAAGCTTTTTGGgatgttttgttatttctgtttaacaaaagatTTTACaccagattattattattattattattatttattttttttttaaatctccacaATTTGTGAGTGTGGTCGAGGGGGAATTCAGTATTATTACGTTTATATTGACTGACTATAtgtgcatatctacctcaatgaccttgtacccctgcacatggactcagtactggaaccccgtgtatatagccaagttattgttactcattgtgtatttttaCACGCTattttttttctatatttttctctctgcattgttgggaagggttcactgttggtctacaactgttgtttaagaagcatgtgacaaatacaatttgatttgactttgaaTGTATCACTATTTCTCAGGGTTATTCAGATAAGAGTGTTTATGGAGTTTATAGTTATATTTTACTTTCCCCTCATTTGAACAGATACAACCAAGAAAGGAGGCAAGAAGAAGGGTGGCTCCATGCAGACTGTGTCGTCCCAGTTCAGGGTGAGCTTCTGAAATGTGTCTATTCAGTCCTTCAAAAGGAGCCTTGACGATGATCAATTATTTCTGAGAAAATGGTTTGTAACCCTCTTACAGGAGAACTTGGGCAAGCTGATGACCAACTTGAGGAGCACTCATCCTCACTTTGTGCGCTGCCTGATCCCCAACGAGTCAAAGACTCCAGGTGTATATTGAGTTAAATAGGACATCTTATCAGTACAATTTCACCACCCTTAACCATCTGAATCTTTAACCTGTTTATGAGTATTAAAAGAGACTTGGTTTGTGTTTCCAGGTCTGATGGAGAACTTCCTGGTTATCCACCAGCTCAGGTGTAATGGTGTTCTGGAGGGGATCAGGATCTGCAGAAAGGGCTTCCCCAGCAGAATCATCTATGCTGACTTCAAGCAGAGGTACATGCATATAAACACTAATGTACACACAGAATTTCTGCTCCAAGGGTTTCCCGGCATCAGAATAGGCTCAGGGATTGACATAAGTTTTTAGCAACTTATCCGCACCCGGAGGACACTTCAATCTAATTCTTCTGAGTAGTCTAAATGCTTGATATTGTGATATTTTTTAATTCTCCATTCTGACAACTTAAATCTATAATCTGCttgtcccccaaaaaatgtacttGCCCCGGACAAGTGCCCTGAGGCTTACCTTTTACGTCATTTAACCAAGCTATTGCAACTTGGCATATGTTAAAAATGTCTCCTCATTCAGGTATAAAGTACTGAATGCCAGTGTCATCCCCGAGGGCCAGTTCATGGACAACAAGAAGGCTTCTGAGAAGCTACTTGGGTCCATTGATATAAATCACGAGGATTATAAATTTGGACACACCAAGGTCAGTCAAATACAACTCAGCCATGGCTGACAACAAAACACAACTACAAAAATGTTAACCACAATGTAACTAATGGAGTATAAAGTTGGAAAAACATtgtactgtttttgttttgtttttcaaagtCAAACATTACTAATAATATAGAAGATAAACTCAATCAGTCTACTGGTGTTGTTCCCCTCTTTTGATTCAACCCTTTCTATGTGTTACCACTGTGCATCCATTGACCATGTTAACCTGTGTCAGGTGTTCTTCAAAGCCGGTCTGCTGGGTGTcctggaggagatgagagatgagaagcTAGCAGCTCTGGTCGGCATGGTCCAGGCTCTCAGCCGTGGATTCCTCATGAGGAAAGAGTTCACCAagatgatggagaggaggtgagaaagAGTAGACATCTTGGCAAAGCGTTCTGTCAACCACCTGTATGTAATTCATCatgattatatactgtatatgatgCGAGTTGATCATAATGAGAAAGTAAGTTTGGAAAGCTGTTCAGATTTCCTTTAAATTTGTGCCTCATGAACTTAGCATAACCTGTCAGTCCTTGCATCAAGAACGCTGTCTATGAATTTACGAGGGGGGTTGGGCAATTCCATGGAAACGGAAACACCCgacttttcactttaaaatgtatgccaaacaaagaAACGTTCTCAACATTTAACAAGCCATTCAAATCTAAGCACAATGATGTCACAATGCTTTCAATAATGTAAATACAGCAAATACAAAATGTAAAATGTGCTGGAAAAACTGTGCCTTTGCAAATTTTGGTAATAGAACTATGGTAAAATCTCCTTTCGATTGATTCTGTTAACTAACTTTGTATTTGCACAGTTCTTCCTGTGAAAGTGTTTTTGTAAAATatgtccttgtgcatagagttgtatggtttgttcaactttgaaatcaatggtttttgtttagtaaatattttaaagtgaaaaacctTTCATTATCATGCCTGGTTACAACTGTATACCAAAAGTGGGACAGGGCTCCAAATTGTTATTCTTTGACTCCCAGAATGTAGGTTTATTAAGCATGTCACTCAACATGCCACTCTATCCTTTCTGTCGACCAGAGAGGCCATCTTCTCCATCCAGTACAACATCCGCTCATTCATGAATGTGAAAACTTGGCCATGGATGAAGTTGTACTTTAAGATCAAGCCCCTGCTGAAGAGTGCTGAGACTGAGAAGGAGCTGGCCAACATGAAGGAGAACTATGAGAAGATGAAGACAGACCTGGCCAAGGCTCTGGCCAAGAAGAAGGAGTTGGAGGAGAAGATGGTGTCCCTGCTGCAAGAGAAAAACGACCTGACACTCCAAGTCACATCTGTGAGTGAGCAACAACCCTCAAAGGGAacatttacaaacacacacactgtgaaagAAGTATGTGGCTAACTCACACATTTTAATAGCCCatgaatatatttaatccatttataTTGATTTGCTCTGATCTATAACTAAATTATGTCTATATTTTAATATACAAAGTGAGGCCTCTGATTTTTTCTTCCGTTCTGAAACCAGGAATCAGAGAATCTGAACGATGCTGAGGAAAGGTGTGAGGGGCTCATCAAGAGCAAGATCCAGCTGGAGGCCAAACTCAAAGAGACGACTGAGAggctggaggatgaggaggagatgaatgCTGAGTTGACTGCCAAGAAGAGGAAGCTGGAGGACGAGTGCTCTGAGCTAAAGAAGGACATTGATGACCTGGAGCTCACCCTAGCCAAAGTGGAGAAGGAGAAGCACGCCACTGAAAACAAGGTCTCGTGTTTTTACCAGTGACAGTATAACCACCAAACAATAATCAACTCGAAACATAGCTTAACAGAAATGGAATTCAAGTCGTATTGTGGGTGCAGGAAAAATGAAAAATTGTTGATTTTCAGTTGCGGAGTACTTCCCACACTCATTGCACGTTCCCCCCTCGTTTATGAGTTCCATTCAGTACACTGGCATGGTGTACACCGGTTGAATATATAACTACAGTACTTGTTGACATTTCTAATCTGAATGAAACTAATGCAGGTAATTAACAAAATAAAACACTTGAGtgaatgagggatacaaagtatattgaaagcaggtgcttcaaCACGGTTGGTTCATGAAAAAAAATGAAGCAATTAACATTCCATCATGCTTagtgtataaaaatgcccaggaGTCAATTATTTTGTCTACCATGGTTAGAGGATATCTCAGTAACTTTGAAAGAGGAGTACAGGGGTTTTAaagggtgtgtatgtgtttgaatATCTCAGTGCCCAGATCTCATCCggatttttattatttatttttttattaggcaagtcagttaagaacaaattcttattttcaatgacggcctaggaacagtgggttaactgcctgttcaagggcagaacgacagattttgtaccttgtcagctcggggatttgaacttgcaacctttcggttactagtccaatgctctaaccactaggctacactgccgatTGAACACTTACAGGAGATTCTGGTGTAGTGCCTGAGACATTTTCCacaaccatcaacaaaacaccaaattaggacatttcttgtggaagaatgttgttacatccctccaatagagttatAGATACTTGTAGAATCTGTCAAAGAGCATAGAAGATGATTTGGCAGGTCGTGGTGGCCAAACACACTAAGAGCATTGAAGCTGATTTGGCAGCTCGTGGTGGTCAAacacactatgttggtgtttaatttttttttagcagttacctgtacatcaaACCACTGTAAATGTCCCCTTCATGGTGAAGAGACCAAAGACAAATTTTGTTGTGGCGGTTTTCAGGTTAAAAACCTGACAGAGGAGATGGCGTCTATGGATGAGAGTGTTGCCAAGCTGACCAAGGAGAAGAAAGCCCTCCAAGAGGCCCACCAGCAGACACTGGACGACCTGCAGTCAGAGGAGGACAAAGTCAACACTCTGACCAAGGCCAAGACAAAGCTGGAACAGCAAGTGGACGACGTGAGAGGAGTTTGACATTTTGGCCATGATAGTATGTGAGATGATATTATCTTCAGTTGTTAAAATTTGAACATTGTGGTTATATCTTATAGCTTGAGGGTTCTCTGGAGCAAGAGAAGAAGCTCCGTATGGACCTTGAGAGAGCCAAGAGAAAGCTGGAGGGAGATCTGAAACTGGCCCAGGAGTCCATAATGGACCTGGAGAATGACAAGCAGCAAGCCGATGAGAAAATCAAGAAGTAAACACACAGTACTACCTGCCATATTGATCAAAACAATAGTTGTTCTTGACTAATTCTTGTAATTATGAATGACCATTTGCACGTGATTCTTGAAAGAAAACTGAATGCTATGATACTCTCTCTTTACAATATCAAACCAAAACAATGCAATCTACGTGTTCGTGTTTCTTAGAAAGGAGTTTGAGACCAGCCAGCTCCTCAGCAAGGTTGAGGATGAACAGTCTCTGGGAGCTCAGTTGCAGAAGAAGATCAAGGAACTCCAGGTACAGAACAGGATCTCAGATCCAGTACAGGAAAGCCAACACCTGAATCATTTCCTTCATTTCCTAAAAACAATTAGTAGCATACATTTTTCCTGGTGCTTCTTACTGGTCCTTCTTACCATTGTGGTTTTGGTTCCTGCGTGGGAAAGTTTTGACTGAATATATTAGTGGAACTGGCTTTGTGTGAACACATTCAATTGTTTCAACTGCATTGTAGTGTTCATTCCTCCTGctcctgccccctgttctaggcCCGTAttgaggagctggaggaggaaaTTGAGGCTGAGCGTGCTGCCAGGGCTAAGGTTGAGAAGCAGAGGGCCGATCTCTCCAGGGAACTTGAGGAGATCAGCGAGAGGCTGGAGGAGGCCGGAGGCGCCACTGCTGCTCAGATTGAGATGAACAAGAAGCGTGAGGCTGAGTTCCAGAAGCTGCGTCGTGATCTTGAAGAGTCCACTTTGCAGCATGAGGCCACAGCCGCCGCTCTGCGCAAGAAGCAGGCCGACAGTGTGGCTGAGCTCGGGGAGCAGATCGACAACCTGCAACGCGTCAAGCAGAagctagagaaggagaagagCGAGTACAAGATGGAGATTGATGACCTCTCCAGCAACATGGAGGCCGTCGCCAAGGCTAAGGTGAGTAGTGATATTTTGATCAAGCAGCGTTGAGGAGGGTCAAAATACATTACCATTCAAGAGAACTGCAGCTGACAGGAGTCCCATatataaagtaatgatggaacaTATTTCACTAACAGGGCAATCTGGAGAAGATGTGCCGTACTCTTGAGGACCAGCTGAGTGAGCTCAAGACTAAGAATGATGAGAATGTTCGCCAGGTCAACGACATCAGCGGACAGAGGGCCAGACTCCTGACAGAAAATGGTACCATCATCAACAATTAACAACAAGCAAATGGTTTCCTTCAGTAAAACACAAGAACATGTATTGGGGGCTATATCCTGATAGTCCAGTCCACAATAGTTTCTAGCATCATATTCACAACATAACATTGCCCTACGATAcctaaaaatacattttcaatctTAGGAGGTCAGAGACCCCATTAACAAGGTAATCCTCTATCCCTGCAGGTGAGTTTGGACGGCAGTTGGAGGAGAAGGAAGCCCTGGTGTCTCAGCTGACCAGAGGAAAACAGGCCTTCATCCAGCAGGTGGAGGAGCTGAAGAGGCAGATTGAGGAGGAGGTCAAGGTAAGGGACATAAAACGGACACTACCGACCACAGAGTTAATAGCCATATCTTCATATAGGTGACTACGCCACCCTCAGAGACTTCTACTGTCATTTGCTGTActatctctttgtctttctctttcacaGGCTAAAAACGCCCTGGCCCACGGTGTCCAGTCTGCCCGCCATGACTGTGACCTCCTGAGAGAGCAGTTTGAGGAGGAACAGGAGGCCAAGGCAGAGCTGCAGCGCGGCATGTCCAAGGCCAACAGTGAGGTGGCTCAGTGGAGGACTAAGTATGAAACTGATGCCATCCAGCGTacagaggagctggaggaggccAAGTGAGTCACACGCAA
This DNA window, taken from Oncorhynchus tshawytscha isolate Ot180627B linkage group LG10, Otsh_v2.0, whole genome shotgun sequence, encodes the following:
- the LOC112260919 gene encoding myosin heavy chain, fast skeletal muscle gives rise to the protein MSTDAEMQIYGKAALYLRKPERERMEAQAAPFDSKNACYVTDVKELYLKGLVTARADGKCTVTVTKPDGSKEEGKEFKEADIYQMNPPKYDKIEDMAMMTYLNEASVLYNLKERYAAWMIYTYSGLFCATVNPYKWLPVYDEEVVNAYRGKKRMEAPPHIFSVSDNAFQFMMIDKENQSVLITGESGAGKTVNTKRVIQYFATIAVSGAKKEVDPSKMQGSLEDQIIAANPLLESYGNAKTVRNDNSSRFGKFIRIHFQAGKLAKADIETYLLEKSRVSFQLPDERGYHIFYQMMTGHKPELVEMTLITTNPYDYPMISQGQITVASINDKEELDATDDAITILGFTNDEKMAIYKLTGAVMHHGNLKFKQKQREEQAEPEGTEVADKIGYLLGLNSAELLKCLCYPRVKVGNEYVTKGQTVPQVYNAVMALAKSIYERMFLWMVIRINEMLDTKNPRQFYIGVLDIAGFEIFDYNSMEQLCINFTNEKLQQFFNHTMFVLEQEEYKKEGIVWAFIDFGMDLAACIELIEKPLGIFSILEEECMFPKASDTTFKNKLNDQHLGKTKAYEKPKPAKGKAEAHFSLVHYAGTVDYNITGWLEKNKDPLNESVLLMYGKASVKLLAALYPAAPPEDTTKKGGKKKGGSMQTVSSQFRENLGKLMTNLRSTHPHFVRCLIPNESKTPGLMENFLVIHQLRCNGVLEGIRICRKGFPSRIIYADFKQRYKVLNASVIPEGQFMDNKKASEKLLGSIDINHEDYKFGHTKVFFKAGLLGVLEEMRDEKLAALVGMVQALSRGFLMRKEFTKMMERREAIFSIQYNIRSFMNVKTWPWMKLYFKIKPLLKSAETEKELANMKENYEKMKTDLAKALAKKKELEEKMVSLLQEKNDLTLQVTSESENLNDAEERCEGLIKSKIQLEAKLKETTERLEDEEEMNAELTAKKRKLEDECSELKKDIDDLELTLAKVEKEKHATENKVKNLTEEMASMDESVAKLTKEKKALQEAHQQTLDDLQSEEDKVNTLTKAKTKLEQQVDDLEGSLEQEKKLRMDLERAKRKLEGDLKLAQESIMDLENDKQQADEKIKKKEFETSQLLSKVEDEQSLGAQLQKKIKELQARIEELEEEIEAERAARAKVEKQRADLSRELEEISERLEEAGGATAAQIEMNKKREAEFQKLRRDLEESTLQHEATAAALRKKQADSVAELGEQIDNLQRVKQKLEKEKSEYKMEIDDLSSNMEAVAKAKGNLEKMCRTLEDQLSELKTKNDENVRQVNDISGQRARLLTENGEFGRQLEEKEALVSQLTRGKQAFIQQVEELKRQIEEEVKAKNALAHGVQSARHDCDLLREQFEEEQEAKAELQRGMSKANSEVAQWRTKYETDAIQRTEELEEAKKKLAQRLQDAEETIEATNSKCASLEKTKQRLQGEVEDLMIDVERANAMAANLDKKQRNFDKVLAEWKQKYEESQAELEGAQKEARSMSTELFKMKNSYEEALDHLETLKRENKNLQQEISDLTEQIGETGKSIHELEKAKKTVETEKSEIQTALEEAEGTLEHEESKILRVQLELNQIKGEVDRKLAEKDEEMEQIKRSSQRMVDSMQSTLDSEIRSRNDALRVKKKMEGDLNEMEIQLSHSNRQAAEAQKQLRNVQGLLKDAQLHLDDAVRASEDMKEQVAMVERRNGLMVAEIEELRVALEQTERGRKVAETELVDASERVGLLHSQNTSLLNTKKKLETDLVQVQGEVEDIVQEARNAEEKAKKAITDAAMMAEELKKEQDTSSHLERMKKNLEITVKDLQHRLDEAENLAMKGGKKQLQKLESRVRELETEVEAEQRRGADAVKGVRKYERRVKELTYQTEEDKKNVVRLQDLVDKLQMKVKAYKRQAEEAEEQANGHMSKFRKVQHELEEAEERADIAETQVNKLRAKTRDTGKGKEIAE